A segment of the Macrobrachium nipponense isolate FS-2020 chromosome 1, ASM1510439v2, whole genome shotgun sequence genome:
ATGTATTGTGTTCATTTAATATGAGCCCTAGGTTTACCTTAACCATTAATCAAGAGGTGTATCTGACGATCTTTCTTTATCTTAAATAGAGAAATGTTAAGAAATCGCTCACTTGGTGTGTGATATGAAAAGGCTAAATCTTTAGAATTCGACGAAGACAGCGACTGCGCtattacaagaataactaaatggTTAACATTTTAATCTGCCGTGTTTTGAAACGAAGGTTTTATCTTTTCCACTCTTCCCATAAGTCTAGACAATTCCTATAGCccgaatatattgatatatctttTATTGAGAGTAACAACATTTTTAAATTCAACTCTAATTTTAATAATAACCAAGCACTCCGACACCACAAAGTAGGTTTCACAATAAGAGATTTTGTTGAGGAATAACTGAGGAGAATaagattgacagagagagagagagagagagagagagagagagagagagagagagagagagagagagagagagagactactctcACATTTTCCATGGAATAGTTGTTTGTTATGTGCTGTATTCTAAATTTCTATCTGTTCAGCTCATGTATGCGAGTTACGGAAGGAATTCCGTGTACTTACAAAACTAATTCATCAGTTCACATtaataaactttcatttttttacattggtAAATATTCtcaattatgaatttattttgcaCGTATAGATACAAATACAGGCATATTCATGTTCAATTTCTTATCTAAACCTATATACACTGAAAATCATCTCGACGAATCACTAAGATCAGTGACCCCATGCATAggtaatatttacatacatacatgaaagatATGAAAGTAACATTATTTGGTATAGTTCTCTTACTCAGAACACTGATATTACAAACATTTAGAAATATTAACAACAGAGCAATTTAACAATAAACAAATGTACCACATTTGGTGGCCGCCGAGGCAAAATGCCTCAGACGAACATCCATTGTACGTCTCTCTGAACGGCAATGAAGGACAAGCTTTCCGGAATGCAAAAGTCATCGACACAATCAAGGATTACTACAGGAAATCTCTTCCTAACATACACTGTATGCAAATATAACTTGTCGCAACATGAGACAACAAGCTTCACTTCTGGATTGAGTTCAGTCGGTGCCACTAAACAAAACTCGCATAGGATCGGAGATATGATGTTCTTATttgagctgctgctgctgttatgaTGACATGGACAGACGTGTGTGAAATGGCTGTTGACATTATGAAGTTGCGTAGAAATCACCAGAGACCCAAAGATATAGAACAAAGGCACCGCTCTTAAGCGGAACAAACTGTGTACATGTGCAAAACTGTTGCTTCGTGCTCAGACTGGATGTCTCAAGCCTAAGGACGTTTCCTTAACACTGGCTACGCCCTATTTTGTACAGCAGCTGGTCGCTCATGCGACGCATATCACATGATTTACCTGAGCATATTGGACGTTAGCGGCACTGGTCATATGGCTATATTGTTACACAGAATTTTACTTGACATATGTCATGAAGATACCTGTGATATTTTGTGATTATAAGATAAATGTCCAGTGTCTCACAAAACACCCAATGCCACCCATACATAACACAAATTGACACAGTACACTGAATGCTGGAAGTTGTCTTTGGATCAATATATATTCCTAGAATAACATCTAGGAAATCACAGTTAAAACTAACATATGTGGTCATTTTATAGAGTAATCTTGAAATCAACTTACCAAGATGCTCAAGTTCTTGCTTTTCTGAGAATAGCCACTAAAGTAACGAAAGCAATTGTATCGATATGATCTAACACTGTAGCCACCACACAACAAACAGGTAAACCAACGTGAGTCATTATCCTTCCAATGGCATCGTCTTCCGGTCTCAAACCTTCCTCATGTTCCATGTGCCTTAACCAAGGGCGTGCAACAGCTTCCACAACAGAAGTGACTGCAGGAGAGACTTGCATGATTGCTACTAAAGGGGCGGCTAGCTTTCGATACCCGTGTAGTGCCCTCGGATTTGTAGTGCTAAGGCGAGACCCATAAGTTGCATCGGCCATATACGATGAAAGAGATATGCGACTTTGGGTGAAAAGTTCCGTACAGATCACAGAATGGTCAAGATGATATTGAACTCCTCTTGAGAGCAAGGTGGAACATGAACCTCCAACTGCTACAGCACAAGCACCATAACATACTCCAGGACTTACGCCAACATCGTTAAGAAGAATGTAGAAGAAGCAAAGTGAACAGCCTCCTGTAGCTCCTAGACAGCCACCAATTTGAGGAATTAAACTATTGAATTCCTTGTCTTTCAGAATCTTTTCTACCGATTTGAAAGCAGACGTGGAAGAATCAACATTATTTTGATCTTGACGACGGAATGGGTATTTTTTACGTCGGATAGGGTAACCATATTTCCTTATGGTACTACGAATGGATCGACGTTTTAATGGGCCATCTTGCACTGTAAGACATATCAGAGATTCATTATGTGAGGTTGCTCCTTGACATCCAAATTCTAGAACCTGGGTTTCTTGTATAGTTTTGCACCAAGTTTGCAAGGTAAAACCATTAGGAGACCCATTGGGCAATAACATTACTTCAGGAGCAGCCGACAGGTCCCACGAAGCCGTGATTGGCCGATGGCTAAGTGGATCATATGCTGTAACTTTAACCCAAAGTTCACCTGTACACTTCCCTTTCTCAGCCAGTGTTTTCAGCTCTTCTTTTTCTACAATATGAACTGGAAAGTGGGTTTTGTGAATCACTGACCACTGCTTCCCTCCTCTACTTCTGACACCTACCAACCCCTCTGAGAGCCAAGGAGACTCTTGCAAAACTTGTTTTCCGATAAGTTGCTCCAAAACCAGTCTCTTCCATACAACAAAGCCCATCATTGTGTCACCTGGAGTACCCTCTGGTGTAATTATTCTTGTATATAGTATCTCATTTGTTTCTGACCTTAGGAGCTGATTTTCCTTTCTGTACTGTCTAATAACTTCAGAAAGGGCTAGGGAAGATGCATCATAAGCCAGTGCTCCTACTAAAGGGTCCTTCAATTGTAAAGATGCCAAGAGACGACGACGAGCAACTGTGTTGACCTCGGATGACCCAGCCCATTCAGTGGTACAAATAGCATTTACTTCTGCTATTCTCCGAGCTTCAGGGTTTCTCAGAAGTTTGGAAAGTTCGTTAGGATGTGAGTGTACTATGATTAGGTGCCCCTTAAGAATTTtacctataaataataatagctGAGGCAAATCATGACCCAGTGAAAGCCAAACTCCTGCTCTTGGATATTGGTGTAATATCTGTTGAAGTTTTGATAGGGACGAGTTATGACTTTGTACCAAGAAAGGAGCTTCTATTTTCAGTCCCTGTGCCACACCCATGGGTATGAAATCGGATACCAAATTCATCTCGTCTTTCCCTACTACAGGAATCACCCTTGTAATACCATTTTCCTTAATTCGAGCTATTTCCGCTGCAATGAGGGCTCCATGGCTAGGATACAAAGAGTTGAGAATAGGGCAATGACTATCAGTCTTGAAGGCTGTTGgggaaaatatatgggcagattTGCCAGATTTCTCTAGATACTGGCACAGCACCGTAGTCACTTCATCATCACCTCCTATGAGGAATACTCTGATTCCTTCATTCCAGAGATTGTCAAAGGCTTTCAAAATGTTCGAAGCTGTAGTATCAGTAAAAGCTAACCTCAACTGTACATTTGGCTGGCCATGTACGGTTCTGTGTCCTTTCAGGACATGTTCAGCGGCAATGAGCATTTCCTCATCAACAAAGCTTCTTGTGGACAGTACCCCGATGCTTGCTGTGAAATCTGAAACAAATAACTTTCATCAGTAGAAACCTGTATTAAGTAATTAACAGCTAAAATCTATTCGTAGTTAATAGATAATTAGTTCTTTAACTTGTACTTAACGTTAATTAAtaacatgaacaaataaataacagaaatatcGTTGCTAGGAAGCCTATTTTACACATTCAAAGTTTTGATTCTTTTTTAAGTGAGTGGTGGGCTATCGAAGGATGCTGCATCACTTCTCAAATGAGTCTTTGGTAACATTTACCGAAGTCAAATTCAAATTTACCAACTTTAGGTGTCTTTCAACACTATTACTCTTCTGCCAATCTTTTCACCATCATATACTGAAATTTATCCTATTCCCAACTCTGATTTGAATTTGTTGCAAAGAATATACTgccatatgattattattactgccTATATTATCCCTAATCATTGTTTCTCAATTTTGCCATTGGACTGTGTCGGTCCTTacgttttatttcttatttgcctGTAAGTTTTCATTATGATCAAAGAAACTgattgtgtatatgtgtaagtagagagagagacagacagacagacagacagacagacagacagacagacagagaaacagGCATCTGCCTATTCGGAGATCAATATCTGACCTACATTTTCTAACGTGAGATTTTCTTAGTTTTAAAGTTATAACACAAAAACCCGTAGAATTTATGACAGTCcattgcaaacaatttttttatgtaagctCTTTTATCATTAAGTAGTTTTATGTACCGTTAAATTTTGTCGGTGATCCATTAGATTTGTTTATGTATGTGAATTATAACACGAATGGCAAGGAACCTCAAGTGTTCATATCCTTTCACTAATAAGGAAATCTGGGAAGGTGAAAATAATCTTTTCCTTTCGAAGTGCATAGCCCGTGGAATGATATTAATGAGAGCAAATCAAAGTTATTTTATCTACCTATTTAGCCTTGGAAATTACgacaaattaaataatataagaatCATTTTCATTCCTGAAAATGTATTATATCAGGAAAACTATAATAATCTTATTGTCTTGACTTATTTAAACTTAAAACCTTGCAGaacgaatttgaaaaaaataaatatattttttttttgtggacgaCTACTACACATACCTACTCTCACGCACGCACAAAAGCAAacacataaacataatatatatatatatatatatatatatatatatatatatatatagataaatgagtGAGAGGTTAATGATAATTGACAGGCAATAAACAACACCACCTCCTTCATCAGCTACTCTAAAAGTATAGGAAACATCAATTCCAAGGTACTAATTTATCTGTGCGAAGTTACCCTGCAGTTTTACCGTCATAATTTTCATCttgagaataacttacacccCAGGGGACTCATGATTCATAAATGCATATGCCCAACGAAGGTTGGGCACAACTCCACCCAGTGCGTTGGATTAGAGGGCAAACacaatctttctttttcttttttcttttttttaattcttcttcttttttagtaGTTTACTACGGTTCGAAAAGATTCGTTTTCTTTTAAGCTTATAAGCAAAGAAAACGAAAGTTTATTCAATGATAGACTAAAGTAATTTTCTCATCTAACCGGGAACTAGTAAGTCATTAATGATGTGTTGAAAGTTCAAGATTAATCTGGGGTACAGGAGGCCCATATATGTAGAATAATTTCCAATATGATATACTAAAGACAAATTTGGTAAACCTACAGACAAGCCCCTTGGGGATGAGCGTAAAAACTTAAACAGAATATGGTACCTATATTTCTCAAATTACCTCATCTGCACTGCATCATATACTACACCATTTTCTAGAAAGTTCGgtcaaaaaatttattaataaatgataTCTCTGTGTGAAGCTCTTCGGTACAATTAAcgaaattttttcttgataattttcttcaaatatacatttttttaatgtgagGATATACTTTTAGAAAATACGAGTACAAGGATGAACAACAGAACAAGGTTAATTTTTGTTAACGGGATGGGGTTAAAAATGGTGATGAGGAAGGCCTTAATCTGCTGGGAAAATCAGTTAAAAGGAAAGGGATGATAGAGACCCCACTGCGATTCATGGAAATGACAGGGAAATGAATGTAccgaaatgaataagaaaaacagCATTTTCTGCGAATTCTCGTTGAATACATATGCTTATAGCTGTTAGTAGAAAGCACACTGTATTAGCATACGATGTGAAGATTTTTCGTTTCCACTGCATATTTGTCGTGTATCTAAAAACCATGAATAGGTGAAAGAAATCCTGGTGAGGTTTATTCTACAAGCGAGGAAACTCTTAGCATAAATTAATCTTTTAAAGTGAGAATCTGACAAAGGCGTCTCTATTATATTCACTACATATGTGCTAACCATAAAAACGTTTGGATAGCAATTgacagaaaataatattaataattacacaGCATTTTTTAGCGTCCACATTCTCAGCAACATTTCTGTAACAGTAATTAATTACCTGGAGAGTTAGTGGAGTTTGTTAAAAATCTCACAAGAAAAGTTGAAATAGTATCAAAGCCAATGACAAGTAAAAACAACCTCCTCACGATGATGTGAAAGTGGGGCTAAGCTGACGTTTAAACGCGACTTTACGATGAGTCTGAGAATTTTCTTAAGGCAAGAGATCAAGGGAAGGTGAGCTTAGAGAGTCCATTCACTCGTTGATAGATTCAACCAGACACCATTAGTATATGGTGTctcagaaaaaaattttttttttcgatttttggtCTGAATAGAGTACATGTtatctaaataataaaatgttctgggaaaattatatatatatgtatatatatatatatatatatatatatatattatatatatatatatataatatatataatatatggtgtatacatatatatattgtgtgtatgtgtgtgtgtgtgtgtgcgagcgtgtgtgtgtgtatacatacatatactcgtatatatataatatattatatatatatattttatatatcatatatatatatatatatatatataatatatatatatatatatataatatatatatatatatacatctaggaAATCATTTGAAAGAATTGAACGAACGACTTGTACTTGATCCATAAGCCGCGAGCCCTGCAACCCTAATCTTATTCCCGGTAAAATACCCAATTCTCTTTTCATCGTAGTTCAATTTTCTTATTCGTTTTTTAATCTATGATTTATTCTGCTCTCAACTTTTTCCTTGAGACTGATTAACTTTTGCATTATTTCCCAAAATCCAACTCTGTGAAATTTGGAATTTAAGACCCAATTAATTTTCCATTACTTACTGTTCCATATTTGGAgagcgaatatatatatgtatgtatatatatatatatattatatatatatatatatatatatatatatatatatataatactgtgtaTGGATGTCTTCTAGAATGACAGATTTTGTTCAATATAACCAAAAGTTGCAACTGGGCCTTCCCAATAATTTTTTTGTCTCCCGTTATTCGCTCTCCAAATATGGAACAGTaagttatttaaaattaatttggtCTTAAATTCCAAATTTCACAGAGTTGcattatgggaaataatgcaAAAGTTAATCAGTCTCAAGGAAAAAGTTGAGAGCATAATAAATCATAGATTAAAAAACGAATAAGAAAATCTTCGACAGAAAGAGGCAAAATTGAACTACGATGAAAAGAGAATTGGGTATTTTACCGGGAATAAGATAAGGGTTGCAGGGCTCGCGGCTTATGGATCAAAGTACATACAAGTCGCTCGTTCaattctttcaaatattttactaTTTGGAGAGTCAGAACTGAAGTTCTCAATAAAACTATCATAAAAGTGTGGACATTTAGTATAAAAATGAAGGTTATGTGCAGTACCTGGTAGTAAttcaattggagagagagagagagagagagagagagagagagagagagagagagagagagagagaggtaagtaaATTAATATTTCGTTTTATCTTTAATACCTTTATTGTCATACTATAAAGCAAATATATGAAACTGAGGAAATTGCAGAGGGAGATGCGGATAAAAGTATGACAAGACAAGATTTGAGGTACGTTGCACAAAATCAAGTTTCGTTTTCTCATGCTGAAAGCTCTGAGGATCCGGTATAAAGGAAAATGAGATGAGAATGCAGCAGAGCCAAAGAgcgaaaacataaaaagaaagtaaattgaAGATCATAGATGaagactgaaaaaagaaaagaaagcataaataaatacatacatacacacacacacgcgcacacatgcaTTCTTCATTCATATCCAACACTATGTATGTGCTCTGAATATGTCCAAATTTGGaacgaaaaaaagaatataatcatATCTTCTTAATATGATATAGTATACACTACAATGCACTTGCATATCCACGCTCATATACATTCAAGAACACattcatgaaaatgatatttcGGCTGAGAGAACGCCGAGGACAGTCCCAACTCATAACACAGAAGACCCGTGACGCCAATAAAGGTGAAACATTCGAGGTGGCCTCTCAGCCGCTGATGAAAATGACCTCGCAAGGGCGTATTAAACGTCGTCGAGAATGTCGCGGTCACAGGCCCAAATTTACGAGGTCCTTGAGATAGATGTGACCTAGTTTTTCTTCCGCTCGTTCGTCTCTCTTTATTCTTTCGGACTGGTGTAATACCATCTTGGAGGTCCTGGAttttgtgggtatatatatatatatatatatatatatatatatctatatatatatattatatatatatatatatatagcaacaggCTGAAAAAGAGAGCGTTATTGCTTCTAATACTGTATAAAGAGAGATAACTgtcttttgtgtttgtttttattacagTTTTTCCTCAAGTGAATAATTTGTTGTTTGTTATGGAacgtgttattatttttcttgatatCTTTCTGTATCTTTGTATGCAAAACTCGTGCCAttaccagttttttttctcttaatttaaaCAATATAGCTATTtatctttcttctcctcctcctccttctccatcctccccctcctcctcctaccaccTTTATCCTGCAGCTATCAAACTactgtctaaaaattatttacatgtattgTCATCTTTTTGATACACCGTAAAAGTCTGAATAAacttaagaaaaaaggaaaaagtattcGCAAATTCATCTTTGTTTTAATGTACAGTAAGATATTTTGATCACTCCTGGAAAATCAGCTTATTTTCTAATGTGGTTAGTCTCCATATTGCTTTTGATATTCATACAAATTCAGAGTCGTCGTCCCTTAATATAGGAACTCTATTTTTAACTtacgaaatataataaatatacatagaacAATGAACGATGAAACGAAGTAAATTTGTATGGGACTCACAATATTTATTTCTGCTTATTGATTTTAAGTACAGGAATTTGCGAATCACATTCTTTCGTCATTTCGAATGATATCACATCATTTACCAATAAAGCCGGACCTTTTTTNNNNNNNNNNNNNNNNNNNNNNNNNNNNNNNNNNNNNNNNNNNNNNNNNNNNNNNNNNNNNNNNNNNNNNNNNNNNNNNNNNNNNNNNNNNNNNNNNNNNNNNNNNNNNNNNNNNNNNNNNNNNNNNNNNNNNNNNNNNNNNNNNNNNNNNNNNNNNNNNNNNNNNNNNNNNNNNNNNNNNNNNNNNNNNNNNNNNNNNNNNNNNNNNNNNNNNNNNNNNNNNNNNNNNNNNNNNNNNNNNNNNNNNNNNNNNNNNNNNNNNNNNNNNNNNNNNNNNNNNNNNNNNNNNNNNNNNNNNNNNNNNNNNNNNNNNNNNNNNNNNNNNNNNNNNNNNNNNNNNNNNNNNNNNNNNNNNNNNNNNNNNNNNNNNNNNNNNNNNNNNNNNNNNNNNNNNNNNNNNNNNNNNNNNNNNNNNNNNNNNNNNNNNNNNNNNNNNNNNNNNNNNNNNNNNNNNNNNNNNNNNNNNNNNNNNNNNNNNNNNNNNNNNNNNNNNNNNNNNNGGATCAGTTTTAAAGTATTTCCACGCAATCACGGGGGAGGATAATGCATTTCAGCTTATCGTGAGTATTTAAGCTGAAaaaattcatttgcatattttgcAAGTATCTCTGGCTTTTTACGTTCAGTATTATCTAAATTAAGGCAAACATTCTGAAGTAATGAATATGAAAGACTCTCATTTCAGGGTTTTTTCCTCTAGAGAAATAATTCGATTACAGTATTGCTGTTGCTAATATTGTTGCTGTTAATGTGTTCTGTCCCTATTAAGAAATACTACTTTCATCTAAAGTGACACAACAAACTAGGTAAAACGTTTTATAGATATTCTGTTTAAAggttaattttagttttctgtgaaagaaaactaccgagatcgctttgtctgtccgtccgcactttttctgtccgccctcacatcttcaaaactactgaggctagagggctgcaaattggtatgttgatcatccaccctccaatcatcaaacataccaaattacaggcCTGTaacctctagcttcagtagtttttatttcatttaaggttacagttagccataatcgtgtgtctggcaacgctacAGGACAGGCCACACCGAGCCGTGtactgaaagcttcatgggccgcggctcctTCAACATTATTCGCTGgacagaaatctcgattgcgccgaagaaaattgggcgcattttttattcgtttatcttGGAGACTACTTTGtcaaatttttgaaaatatttcaaggaCGCAGCCTTTCACCAGGAATGCAAAAAATTGACCCTCGTTCAAGATCATTGGCATATTGCCATCACGCCACCAATGACCCACGACAAGCATTCTATTCACGCTGGAAAATTCTCACAAAAGCGTGGAGATGCGGTGACTTgttcagacttttcattattcatttgctTCGCAATACTATTATGATCACTTGGTTTTCTGCAGTGAGTGTTATTCTTGAAGGAGGAGAGATGATAAAGCTCACGCTTTTGCGTTAAGCCTTTCATTCACTTTCTTTCTCgtactggcaaatttttcatctagactaaaaaaaatagCCAGGATATTTTCACTTCAAGTTTTCATTCATCTTAATCGGGTtgaataattaaagtaatatgaCATACATAAACTCACAAGGTAACCCGTTAACATTTGACTGATGTTAAATTTTTCACTTATGTTTGTAAATGTCAGTTTAATCTCCCCTAAAAACACAAGAGAACAATACGGAAAATCATGATGATACATGAAGTAAGATCGTCGTTTGCAACCATAAGGAAGCATAATTATCAAGTGAGAATGCTGTCACTTCTAGTGAATGGCATCTCGGGCGTTCGCTGTGTCATCCATCATTCCGCAAAAAACAGATGGCTAAAATGTGCAACTCACGACTCCCCAAGGATTGCGGTTCTGCTAAACGTTTGGCAGCTCAAACCAAACAGCTTTTCTGACGCAGTGATAAAATCGAAGTGTCTCCGCGAAGGCGAGAGCAATGTACGCATTATTACCGCCATGTAAGTCCCAAATATGATGCAATTCCTAAGCGTAGCATTAGCCGTATGTGCAAGAATTCCTGGACGAGTACGTAGTCTTATTCTGCCTTACCTAGCAGCAAGAAGATTCTTTAAATCTAAGAGCCGTCTTCAACGTAACTGGAGAGAACTGAGggctttcaaatatttattttttcataagtatGTTTTCGGCCgtatttattgtagttttttaaatatttgtttattaaacatgaacataaaaaaaatgttttacgaACAGAATTCCACCGTTTTTCCTCTTTCGTTCGTGAAtcatttaatttgtatttaacgCCTTGTTtcttagaaattttaaataaagagcGACGATTATAAGTACGATTCCAAAGCTACCTAAATCTAGCTCGATATTAGGAACCATACACCTCATGAACGCACAGAAGAGGGGTACTTTCCTCGAAATGGAATCCGGCAACCATGCTTATTTAGGAGATCTCGAGCAGAAGGTCTTCTTGTCAAAAACGGCTCGAGCGTGTCCCTGTACCATTATCCGGGTAAGTCGTCCTCGAGCTGAACAAATCAGAAATACtagattcatctatatatatttc
Coding sequences within it:
- the LOC135220279 gene encoding uncharacterized protein LOC135220279; translation: MLIAAEHVLKGHRTVHGQPNVQLRLAFTDTTASNILKAFDNLWNEGIRVFLIGGDDEVTTVLCQYLEKSGKSAHIFSPTAFKTDSHCPILNSLYPSHGALIAAEIARIKENGITRVIPVVGKDEMNLVSDFIPMGVAQGLKIEAPFLVQSHNSSLSKLQQILHQYPRAGVWLSLGHDLPQLLLFIGKILKGHLIIVHSHPNELSKLLRNPEARRIAEVNAICTTEWAGSSEVNTVARRRLLASLQLKDPLVGALAYDASSLALSEVIRQYRKENQLLRSETNEILYTRIITPEGTPGDTMMGFVVWKRLVLEQLIGKQVLQESPWLSEGLVGVRSRGGKQWSVIHKTHFPVHIVEKEELKTLAEKGKCTGELWVKVTAYDPLSHRPITASWDLSAAPEVMLLPNGSPNGFTLQTWCKTIQETQVLEFGCQGATSHNESLICLTVQDGPLKRRSIRSTIRKYGYPIRRKKYPFRRQDQNNVDSSTSAFKSVEKILKDKEFNSLIPQIGGCLGATGGCSLCFFYILLNDVGVSPGVCYGACAVAVGGSCSTLLSRGVQYHLDHSVICTELFTQSRISLSSYMADATYGSRLSTTNPRALHGYRKLAAPLVAIMQVSPAVTSVVEAVARPWLRHMEHEEGLRPEDDAIGRIMTHVGLPVCCVVATVLDHIDTIAFVTLVAILRKART